The Aggregatilinea lenta genome includes a region encoding these proteins:
- a CDS encoding 30S ribosomal protein S1: protein MMPNNPDLGDDTLPEESLPDTEHTTAAPQEETPEMAADMTQPESNVEAPSDEDEAEEQNSAVSVDASSGEDEAEEQDSAISVDAQPDEDETPEQDSVASVEAQADEDEAEEQDSAVSVEAPSDEDEAEEQDTAASVDAQPDEDETQEQDSAASDTDKPEETGGLKAKSIVEGTVLETSPTEVLVDLGDDVTGVIASRELERMDRVALEALKPGNPVIAYVLKARGSDGRPVLSLARAEEERNWQMAEDYHQSQDVYYSKVAGYNKGGLIVRFGKVRGFVPASQVSRERQRRAEGENPEARWGEMVGEDIAVKVVEIDRARNRLILSERAAAREWREQQKGRLLDELEVGDVRKGRVISLADFGAFVDLGGADGLIHLTELSWEHVTHPRELLEVGQEVEVEVISLDRQRKRIGLSLKRKAHDPWEDVLQQYEIGQLVQASVTKLTKFGAFARLVDSPEIEGLIHISELADYRVSHPREVVLVGDVLTLRIVKIDPEQRRLGLSLRQVDSAKFMDQDWDALVDEFEPGAPGAVQQDAASAEDAGAEEAEEESTDDDEA, encoded by the coding sequence ATGATGCCGAATAACCCTGATCTCGGCGACGACACGCTCCCCGAGGAGAGCCTGCCGGACACCGAGCACACTACAGCCGCACCTCAGGAGGAGACTCCTGAAATGGCGGCGGACATGACCCAACCTGAGTCCAATGTCGAAGCGCCGTCTGACGAAGACGAGGCTGAGGAGCAGAACTCTGCGGTCAGCGTCGATGCATCGTCTGGCGAAGACGAGGCTGAGGAGCAGGACTCTGCGATCAGCGTCGATGCGCAGCCCGACGAAGACGAAACCCCAGAGCAGGACTCGGTGGCGAGCGTCGAAGCGCAGGCTGACGAAGACGAGGCTGAAGAGCAAGACTCTGCGGTTAGCGTCGAAGCGCCGTCTGACGAAGACGAGGCTGAAGAGCAGGACACTGCGGCCAGCGTCGATGCGCAGCCCGACGAGGACGAGACTCAGGAGCAGGATTCTGCGGCCAGCGACACCGACAAGCCGGAAGAGACCGGCGGCCTGAAGGCGAAATCCATCGTCGAGGGCACGGTGTTGGAAACCAGCCCCACCGAGGTCCTTGTGGACCTGGGCGATGACGTCACGGGCGTGATCGCCAGCCGCGAGCTGGAACGGATGGACCGCGTGGCACTGGAAGCGCTGAAACCGGGGAACCCGGTTATCGCCTACGTGCTCAAGGCACGCGGAAGTGATGGGCGCCCTGTGCTGTCCCTGGCGCGCGCCGAAGAAGAGCGCAACTGGCAGATGGCCGAAGACTATCACCAGAGCCAGGACGTGTACTATAGCAAGGTCGCAGGCTACAACAAGGGCGGCCTGATCGTGCGGTTCGGCAAGGTGCGCGGGTTCGTGCCCGCCAGCCAGGTCAGCCGCGAGCGCCAGCGCCGCGCCGAGGGCGAAAATCCTGAAGCGCGCTGGGGCGAGATGGTTGGCGAGGACATCGCGGTCAAGGTGGTCGAGATCGACCGCGCCCGCAATCGCCTGATCCTCTCCGAGCGTGCCGCCGCCCGCGAATGGCGCGAGCAGCAAAAGGGACGCCTGCTGGACGAGCTTGAGGTCGGCGATGTGCGCAAGGGCCGGGTGATCAGCCTGGCGGACTTCGGCGCGTTTGTGGACCTGGGCGGGGCCGACGGCCTGATCCACCTCACCGAGCTGTCGTGGGAGCACGTCACGCACCCGCGCGAGCTGCTGGAGGTTGGGCAGGAAGTCGAGGTTGAGGTGATCAGCCTGGACCGTCAGCGCAAGCGTATCGGCCTGAGCCTGAAGCGTAAGGCGCATGACCCCTGGGAAGACGTGCTGCAGCAGTACGAGATCGGGCAGCTCGTCCAGGCGAGCGTAACCAAGCTGACCAAGTTCGGCGCGTTTGCCCGGCTGGTCGATTCGCCCGAAATTGAGGGCCTGATCCACATCTCTGAGCTGGCCGACTACCGGGTGAGCCACCCGCGCGAAGTCGTGCTGGTCGGGGACGTGCTGACCCTGCGTATCGTGAAGATCGACCCGGAACAGCGGCGCTTAGGCTTGTCGCTGCGTCAGGTGGACTCGGCGAAGTTCATGGATCAGGACTGGGACGCCCTGGTCGATGAGTTCGAGCCGGGTGCGCCAGGTGCCGTGCAGCAGGACGCTGCGAGCGCTGAAGACGCCGGCGCCGAAGAGGCTGAAGAAGAAAGCACGGACGACGACGAGGCTTAG
- a CDS encoding ATP-dependent Clp protease ATP-binding subunit, producing the protein MSNKMERFTQRARRVLSLAQEEAERMQHNYIGTEHLLLGLMREEGGVAGRVLRELGLRQNQVEQLVEKLTSGNKRPGVSRMDLSPATKKVLELAVDEARRMGHHYIGTEHLLLGLVRHPDGVAMDVLKELRISPDEIRRQTRRVLQENPLQSSQRRSIEAPQERAPRGGGAKTPMVDQLATDLTALAEQGKLDPVIGRQMEIERVIQILSRRQKNNPALIGEPGVGKTAIVEGLAQRIVARDAPAPLLNKRVLQLDVGSLVAGTMYRGQFEERLKRVIEELKSSDSILFIDEVHMLVGAGSAGSSVDAANILKPALARGELQCIGATTLDEYRRHIESDAALERRFQKVMVEEPTIEETIDILHGIRTPYEEHHNLEITDEAIEAAASLSARYVPDRFLPDKAIDLIDEGSSRVRMYKSPESSRVKRIQGEISTIKDDIEIMGEELGPEERESMEQRLVELEDEYQGYTKHWNPETQHARLTAEDVAEVVGMWTGIPVTSIAQEESERLLHMEEELHKRIVGQDEAIEAISKAVRRSRAGLKDPRRPIGSFIFLGPTGVGKTELTKVLAEFLFGSEDALVQLDMSEFMERHTVARLTGAPPGYVGYEDAGQLTEALRRRPYSIVVFDEIEKAHPETFNMLLQIMEEGHLSDARGRRVDFRNAMIIMTSNVGAETIKRGTTLGFGLPTVGEEGETSEDYGEMRKTVMEALRRMFRPEFLNRVDATVVFRALTREEIKDIVELEFKKVNERLADRAITLHPTDAAKSYLADEGYDPDYGARPLRRLITSMVEDRLSDVILTGDIKLGSAVIVDYDPDAEGLTFNEEQPTPTLSEPA; encoded by the coding sequence GTGTCTAACAAAATGGAGCGCTTCACACAGCGCGCCCGCCGAGTCCTGAGCCTGGCTCAGGAAGAAGCCGAGCGGATGCAGCACAACTACATCGGGACCGAGCACCTGCTGCTGGGCCTGATGCGGGAAGAAGGTGGTGTAGCCGGTCGGGTGTTGCGGGAACTTGGCCTGCGTCAGAATCAGGTCGAGCAACTCGTAGAAAAACTCACCAGCGGCAATAAGCGCCCTGGTGTTTCGCGCATGGACCTTTCGCCCGCGACCAAGAAGGTGTTGGAGCTGGCGGTAGACGAAGCGCGCCGGATGGGGCATCACTACATCGGGACCGAGCACTTGCTTCTCGGCCTCGTGCGGCATCCCGACGGCGTCGCGATGGACGTACTCAAGGAACTCCGCATCAGCCCGGATGAAATTCGCCGCCAGACGCGCCGCGTCCTTCAGGAGAATCCGCTGCAGTCCTCGCAGCGCCGTTCGATCGAAGCCCCGCAGGAACGCGCGCCGCGTGGCGGTGGAGCGAAGACACCTATGGTGGATCAGCTGGCAACGGACCTGACGGCGCTGGCCGAGCAGGGCAAACTCGATCCTGTGATCGGGCGCCAGATGGAAATCGAGCGCGTGATCCAGATCCTCAGCCGCCGCCAGAAGAACAACCCCGCGCTGATTGGTGAGCCGGGTGTGGGCAAGACGGCGATTGTGGAAGGCTTGGCGCAGCGCATCGTCGCGCGGGACGCCCCCGCGCCCCTGCTGAACAAGCGCGTCTTGCAGCTTGACGTGGGATCGCTGGTGGCGGGCACGATGTATCGCGGCCAGTTCGAAGAGCGCCTCAAGCGCGTGATCGAAGAGCTGAAGTCGTCCGACAGCATCCTCTTTATCGACGAGGTGCACATGCTGGTCGGCGCAGGCTCGGCAGGCAGCAGCGTGGACGCGGCCAATATCCTCAAACCGGCCCTGGCGCGCGGCGAACTGCAGTGCATCGGCGCCACGACGCTCGACGAATACCGCCGCCACATCGAGAGCGATGCGGCGCTGGAACGCCGCTTCCAGAAGGTGATGGTCGAAGAACCGACCATCGAAGAAACGATCGACATTCTGCACGGCATCCGCACGCCGTACGAAGAGCACCACAACCTGGAGATCACCGACGAAGCTATAGAGGCCGCGGCGAGCCTGTCGGCGCGCTACGTGCCCGACCGCTTCCTGCCGGACAAGGCTATCGACCTGATCGACGAAGGCTCCAGCCGCGTGCGTATGTACAAGTCGCCGGAGTCGTCGCGCGTGAAGCGCATCCAGGGCGAGATCTCGACCATCAAGGACGACATCGAGATCATGGGCGAGGAGCTTGGCCCCGAAGAGCGCGAGAGCATGGAACAGCGCCTGGTCGAGCTTGAGGACGAATACCAGGGATACACCAAGCACTGGAATCCTGAGACGCAGCACGCTCGCCTCACCGCCGAAGACGTGGCCGAGGTGGTCGGCATGTGGACCGGCATCCCGGTGACCAGCATCGCCCAGGAAGAATCCGAGCGCTTGCTGCACATGGAAGAAGAGTTGCATAAGCGTATCGTCGGGCAGGACGAGGCGATCGAGGCCATCAGCAAGGCCGTTCGCCGCTCGCGCGCCGGTCTGAAGGACCCGCGCCGCCCGATCGGGTCGTTCATCTTCCTGGGGCCGACCGGCGTCGGCAAGACCGAGTTGACCAAGGTGCTGGCCGAGTTCCTGTTCGGCAGCGAAGACGCCCTGGTCCAGCTCGACATGAGCGAGTTCATGGAACGCCATACGGTGGCCCGCCTGACGGGCGCGCCGCCCGGCTATGTGGGCTACGAAGACGCAGGCCAGCTTACCGAAGCGCTGCGCCGCCGTCCGTACAGCATCGTCGTCTTCGACGAAATCGAGAAGGCGCATCCCGAAACCTTCAACATGCTCTTGCAGATCATGGAAGAAGGGCACCTGTCGGACGCGCGTGGCCGCCGTGTAGACTTCCGCAACGCGATGATCATCATGACGAGCAACGTCGGCGCAGAGACGATCAAGCGTGGCACGACCCTGGGCTTCGGCCTGCCGACCGTCGGCGAAGAGGGCGAGACCAGCGAAGACTATGGCGAGATGCGCAAGACCGTTATGGAAGCGCTGCGCCGCATGTTCCGGCCCGAATTCCTCAACCGTGTGGACGCGACGGTGGTCTTCCGCGCGCTGACTCGCGAGGAAATCAAGGACATTGTCGAGCTGGAATTCAAGAAGGTCAACGAGCGTCTGGCGGATCGCGCCATTACGCTGCACCCGACCGACGCGGCCAAGTCCTATCTGGCCGACGAGGGCTACGATCCCGACTACGGAGCGCGCCCGCTGCGCCGTCTGATCACCAGTATGGTGGAAGACCGGCTCTCGGACGTGATCCTGACCGGCGACATCAAGCTGGGCAGCGCGGTGATCGTGGACTACGATCCGGACGCGGAGGGACTGACCTTCAACGAGGAACAGCCTACCCCAACCCTGAGCGAACCCGCCTGA
- a CDS encoding response regulator: MGYSVLIVDDDRELRTIYRMILERRSYTVFEAGNGAEALKFLMNQTPDVIVMDMLMPMLGGEAVMQRIRQMPALKDTRIVVLTAYPRFQQSALAFQADSFLVKPIKPDELVRTLAGVLEPKPEDDA; encoded by the coding sequence ATGGGATATTCTGTTCTCATTGTCGATGACGATCGTGAATTACGCACGATTTACCGGATGATCCTGGAGCGCCGCAGCTATACGGTCTTCGAAGCGGGCAACGGGGCCGAAGCGTTGAAGTTTCTGATGAACCAGACGCCCGACGTGATCGTGATGGATATGCTGATGCCCATGTTGGGCGGTGAAGCCGTGATGCAGCGCATCCGGCAGATGCCCGCTCTGAAAGACACGCGCATCGTCGTGCTGACCGCCTATCCGCGCTTTCAGCAGTCGGCGTTGGCGTTCCAGGCAGACAGCTTCCTGGTGAAGCCGATCAAGCCGGACGAGCTGGTGCGTACCCTCGCCGGGGTGCTGGAACCGAAACCGGAGGATGACGCCTAG
- a CDS encoding 3'-5' exonuclease, which translates to MAGKLDQLLVIDVESTCWDGPPPVGEEKEIIEIGICVLDVRTGERVGKHSILVKPEHSRISEFCADLTHLSQSDVDRKGVSFGRACAILRRKFAARDRAWASYGDYDRRQFERQCAEREILYPFGISHINVKTLFALFSGVPQEVGLLNALDLMHLPAEGTHHRGVDDAWNTAQLLWTMMHGCRLEQAVLAGHMLVPAEMAGVNDETG; encoded by the coding sequence TTGGCCGGAAAACTAGATCAACTCCTCGTCATCGACGTCGAATCGACGTGCTGGGATGGCCCCCCACCCGTTGGCGAAGAGAAAGAAATCATCGAGATCGGGATCTGCGTGCTGGACGTGCGGACGGGGGAGCGGGTCGGCAAGCACAGTATTCTCGTCAAACCGGAGCATTCGCGCATCAGCGAGTTTTGCGCGGATCTCACGCATCTGTCTCAGTCGGACGTCGATCGCAAGGGCGTGTCCTTTGGACGCGCGTGCGCCATCCTGCGGCGCAAGTTTGCCGCCCGCGACCGGGCGTGGGCCAGCTATGGCGACTATGACCGCCGCCAGTTCGAGCGGCAGTGCGCCGAGCGCGAGATTCTGTACCCGTTTGGGATCAGTCATATCAACGTGAAGACGCTGTTCGCGCTGTTCAGTGGCGTGCCGCAGGAAGTGGGGCTGCTCAACGCGCTGGATCTCATGCACCTGCCCGCCGAGGGCACGCACCATCGTGGCGTGGACGACGCCTGGAACACCGCACAGTTATTATGGACGATGATGCATGGCTGCCGTTTGGAGCAGGCCGTGCTGGCCGGGCACATGCTGGTGCCCGCCGAGATGGCAGGAGTCAACGATGAAACGGGTTAA
- a CDS encoding M23 family metallopeptidase, with the protein MKRVKLVQAVVLVVVVLALGVPALVTAQSTSRAIVTVNAPWIKQGGLSAVYVAGDEVTNVTGMFQERTVYFYPSRLGFKTILSASIDQNPDSYILQLLVEYSDGTSERIDEPVTVVSGGYATVSLYVAGALLPLTDPAVEEGEIARVFNLMDRFTPARYWDGGFVLPSPNELVAWFGTYRSYNGQSYLSRHTGIDLAVGEGVPVPASASGRVVLAQPLPIRGGYVLIDHGWGIYSGYAHLSERFVVPGDWVKQGDIVGLSGMTGRVTGAHIHFEVAVDGAWIDPEEFLALGLDTASE; encoded by the coding sequence ATGAAACGGGTTAAGCTGGTGCAGGCTGTGGTGCTGGTCGTCGTGGTTCTGGCGCTGGGCGTGCCTGCCCTGGTGACCGCGCAGAGCACTTCGCGCGCGATCGTCACGGTGAACGCGCCGTGGATCAAACAGGGTGGCCTCAGCGCGGTGTACGTGGCCGGGGATGAGGTCACCAATGTGACGGGCATGTTCCAGGAGCGCACGGTCTATTTTTACCCCAGCCGCCTGGGGTTCAAGACAATCCTTTCCGCTTCTATCGACCAGAACCCCGATTCGTACATCCTGCAACTACTGGTCGAGTATTCGGACGGCACATCCGAGCGCATTGACGAGCCTGTGACGGTGGTGTCGGGCGGGTACGCGACGGTGAGCCTGTACGTCGCCGGGGCGCTGTTGCCCCTGACCGATCCGGCGGTCGAAGAGGGCGAGATCGCCAGGGTCTTCAACCTCATGGATCGCTTCACGCCTGCGCGCTATTGGGACGGCGGCTTCGTGCTGCCCAGCCCCAACGAGTTGGTTGCGTGGTTCGGCACGTACCGCAGCTACAACGGCCAGTCGTACCTCTCGCGCCATACCGGGATCGACCTCGCCGTGGGCGAGGGCGTGCCCGTGCCTGCGTCGGCGTCTGGGCGCGTGGTGCTGGCGCAGCCACTGCCGATTCGAGGCGGCTACGTGCTGATCGATCATGGCTGGGGCATTTACTCCGGCTATGCGCACCTGTCGGAGCGCTTCGTGGTGCCCGGCGACTGGGTGAAGCAGGGCGACATCGTGGGCTTGAGTGGCATGACCGGGCGCGTGACCGGCGCACACATCCATTTCGAAGTCGCGGTCGATGGCGCGTGGATCGACCCGGAAGAGTTCCTGGCGCTTGGGCTAGACACGGCCAGCGAGTAA
- a CDS encoding APC family permease: MRSFRELLIGLPLPTQRLGDERLDKLRAMAALSPDALSSVAYANQEIYLGLAAAGAAGLVLSWKIGLIIVVLLVIVAVSYSQTIQAYPSGGGSYTVARENLGQYPGLIAAASLLIDYVLTAAVSLTAGVAAISSAFPGLWPHRVPVALLLLLVITLTNLRGVRETGTVIAIPVYVFIVCYVLMLIVGLIRAAIEGPANLDAVAPPATASLTLFLVLHTFASGCTALTGVEAISNGVRVFKEPEARNARQTLAVMALLMSFMFLGSISLTQFFGVVPQANETILSALARHVLGTNAMYYVVQAATLLILAVAANTSFAGFPGVASILARDSYLPRQLSFLGDRLVFANGMLLLAGLTAVLIIAFQGDSHALIPLFAVGVFLAFSLSQSGMVVHWLHERGPGWRLKAAVNGTGAVATAITLLVVAYAKFLDGAWIVIVLIPLLVMMFRTISRHYAEIGHELSLHEAFPPVSSVPPPPPRVVLPISGVHRGVVLALRYARSISDRVTAVYVEVNPGDADRVRAAWEIWGMGVPLVVVSSPYRSVVQPFLDFLDRYDREANDGRLATVLLPEFVPAKWWQHLLHNQTAWLLRLALVYRRRRFGKVRAIIDIPLHLRK, encoded by the coding sequence ATGCGGAGCTTCAGAGAGCTGCTAATTGGTCTACCGCTGCCAACGCAGCGTTTGGGCGATGAACGCCTGGACAAACTACGTGCGATGGCCGCGCTCTCGCCGGATGCGCTGTCTTCCGTTGCGTATGCCAACCAGGAGATCTACCTGGGACTGGCCGCCGCGGGAGCGGCAGGGCTGGTACTCTCATGGAAGATCGGGTTGATCATCGTCGTGCTGCTGGTGATCGTCGCCGTGTCCTACTCGCAGACCATTCAGGCATACCCCTCTGGCGGCGGATCGTATACTGTCGCGCGCGAAAACCTGGGCCAGTATCCGGGCCTGATCGCAGCCGCGTCACTCCTGATCGACTACGTGCTGACGGCGGCGGTCAGCCTGACCGCAGGTGTGGCCGCGATTTCCTCTGCGTTCCCTGGCCTGTGGCCCCACCGCGTGCCCGTGGCGCTGCTGCTATTGCTGGTCATCACCCTGACCAACTTACGTGGCGTTCGTGAAACGGGCACAGTGATTGCCATTCCGGTTTACGTGTTCATTGTCTGTTATGTGCTAATGTTGATCGTCGGGCTGATCCGCGCTGCAATCGAGGGACCGGCCAACCTGGACGCCGTAGCGCCACCTGCGACGGCATCGCTGACGCTATTCCTCGTGCTGCATACGTTTGCGTCGGGCTGTACGGCGCTTACCGGCGTCGAAGCGATTAGCAACGGTGTCCGTGTTTTCAAGGAGCCGGAAGCCAGGAATGCTCGCCAAACTCTTGCGGTGATGGCGCTGCTCATGTCCTTCATGTTTTTGGGCAGCATCAGCCTGACGCAGTTCTTCGGTGTCGTGCCGCAGGCGAACGAGACGATCCTCTCGGCGCTTGCGCGGCATGTCCTGGGCACCAATGCCATGTATTACGTTGTGCAGGCGGCCACCCTGCTGATTCTTGCTGTGGCGGCTAATACGAGCTTCGCCGGGTTTCCCGGTGTCGCATCAATCCTGGCGCGCGACAGCTACCTGCCCCGCCAGCTTTCGTTCCTGGGCGATCGGTTGGTTTTTGCCAATGGGATGCTGCTGCTGGCCGGACTGACGGCAGTGCTGATTATCGCCTTTCAGGGTGACTCACACGCGCTAATCCCACTGTTTGCGGTCGGCGTGTTTCTGGCCTTTTCGCTGTCGCAGAGCGGTATGGTCGTGCACTGGTTGCATGAGCGCGGTCCGGGCTGGCGCTTGAAGGCGGCGGTCAACGGCACCGGCGCGGTGGCGACGGCGATCACGCTGCTGGTTGTCGCGTACGCCAAGTTCTTGGACGGGGCGTGGATTGTCATCGTCCTGATCCCCCTGCTGGTAATGATGTTCCGCACCATCAGTCGGCATTACGCGGAGATCGGGCACGAATTGTCACTTCACGAGGCTTTCCCTCCGGTGAGCAGCGTGCCACCACCACCGCCGCGCGTCGTGCTGCCCATCTCCGGCGTGCACCGAGGCGTCGTGCTGGCGCTGCGTTACGCCCGCTCGATCTCCGACAGGGTGACGGCGGTTTATGTCGAAGTCAACCCAGGGGATGCGGACCGGGTTCGGGCGGCCTGGGAAATCTGGGGGATGGGTGTGCCGCTGGTGGTCGTGTCTTCGCCCTATCGTTCCGTTGTCCAGCCATTTCTCGATTTTCTAGATCGTTACGACCGCGAGGCGAATGACGGTCGCCTGGCGACCGTGCTGCTGCCGGAGTTCGTACCGGCCAAGTGGTGGCAGCACCTGCTGCACAACCAGACGGCCTGGCTGCTGCGTCTAGCACTGGTTTACCGGCGGCGGCGGTTTGGCAAAGTACGCGCAATCATCGATATTCCTCTACACTTGCGGAAGTGA
- a CDS encoding NUDIX hydrolase, producing the protein MKSWDVVSHEVLLDRMPWLRIAVERVRLPSGHEIEDFHRIEMPEWAQVFAVVEDGRVAMIEHYKHGPRTVSLELPAGYLDAGEAPDVAARRELHEETGLEADDLQYLGRFFIDGNRGCGGSHIFVARHARQVSEPHLEASEDIAQRRLALDDVRAACLDGRIKNIATVAAIGLALAVLETNL; encoded by the coding sequence ATGAAATCCTGGGACGTGGTGTCACATGAAGTCCTGCTGGACCGCATGCCCTGGCTGCGCATCGCAGTCGAGCGCGTGCGGCTCCCCAGCGGGCACGAGATCGAAGACTTCCATCGCATCGAGATGCCGGAATGGGCACAGGTCTTCGCCGTGGTCGAGGATGGGCGCGTGGCGATGATCGAGCACTACAAGCACGGGCCGCGCACCGTCTCACTGGAGCTGCCCGCCGGGTATCTCGACGCGGGCGAAGCGCCGGACGTCGCCGCGCGGCGTGAGCTGCACGAAGAGACGGGCCTGGAAGCGGACGATCTGCAATACTTGGGCCGCTTCTTCATCGACGGCAATCGTGGCTGCGGGGGCAGCCACATCTTCGTGGCGCGGCACGCGCGACAGGTATCCGAGCCGCACCTGGAAGCATCCGAAGACATCGCCCAGCGGCGGCTGGCGCTCGACGACGTGCGCGCCGCGTGCCTGGACGGGCGCATCAAAAATATTGCGACGGTGGCCGCCATCGGGCTGGCGCTGGCCGTGTTGGAGACCAATCTATGA
- a CDS encoding GNAT family N-acetyltransferase — translation MMGIQVRAARLVDLPGVAAALQDSFSDKLRVIFSRDPSKVRALIEASYTGPIQRGYDGILVAERDGRIVGTVVLEPIYYTTRETRNFENLAVRELGMPRMLFSSFMLWLLGHTPDPGEAYISDLGVIPDYQGQGVGSLLLDHAETWARERGRDSLTLWVAGGNARAIHVYQKAGLKIDHSRTSLMTLLTLGIRQWHFMVKPLKESIALPDTEEVVRLSSTVSQES, via the coding sequence ATGATGGGAATACAGGTTCGCGCCGCGCGGCTGGTCGATCTGCCGGGCGTGGCGGCGGCGCTGCAAGACTCGTTTAGCGACAAACTGCGGGTGATCTTCAGCCGCGACCCGTCCAAGGTGCGCGCGCTGATCGAAGCCTCGTACACCGGCCCCATTCAGCGCGGCTATGACGGCATCCTGGTCGCGGAGCGTGACGGGCGCATCGTCGGCACGGTGGTGCTGGAGCCGATCTACTACACCACTCGCGAGACGCGCAACTTCGAAAACCTTGCCGTGCGCGAGCTGGGCATGCCGCGTATGCTGTTCTCGTCGTTCATGCTGTGGTTGCTGGGCCACACGCCGGACCCCGGCGAGGCGTACATCAGCGACCTGGGCGTGATCCCCGACTACCAGGGACAGGGTGTCGGATCGCTGCTGCTGGACCACGCCGAAACCTGGGCGCGCGAGCGCGGGCGAGACAGCCTGACACTGTGGGTGGCGGGCGGCAACGCGCGTGCGATTCACGTGTACCAGAAGGCCGGGCTGAAGATCGATCACAGCCGCACCAGCCTCATGACGCTGCTAACGCTGGGCATCCGCCAGTGGCACTTCATGGTTAAGCCGCTCAAAGAGTCGATCGCCTTGCCGGACACGGAAGAAGTGGTTCGGCTCAGCAGCACGGTGTCACAAGAATCCTGA
- a CDS encoding glycosyltransferase family 4 protein, producing the protein MRVALFTETFIPKVDGIVTVLILLMDHLIRRNIDFVVVAPRISEDMTQYRGKSVIGVPGWRVPAYPELKLGPPTLTTYREVKRFKPDIAHFIHPAMVGTGGLMIAKYLNVPTLASFHLDMANFAQYIGLGFLEPFMWWYMKTNFNAADYALAPSRRVQRDMLHHGVRQVGLWRRGVDADQFNPARADADMRVRLSGGHPDDTILLYVGRLSNEKQIHKLRAAVDHVPGTRLAIVGDGPARPELEAQFAGSPTTFMGYLRDDELWSAYASADVFLFPSAMETFGLVLIEAMAAGLPVVTSRVGGADDMVRPGVNGYLFNVGDARGMIDGVRAIVGEPSKRQIMGRNARMYAETQAWPVMMDELLTCYEDLITGRPPSI; encoded by the coding sequence ATGCGCGTCGCGCTGTTCACCGAAACGTTCATCCCCAAAGTGGACGGGATCGTCACGGTCCTGATCCTGCTGATGGATCACCTGATTCGCCGTAATATTGATTTCGTCGTCGTCGCGCCGCGCATCAGCGAGGACATGACGCAGTATCGCGGCAAGTCCGTGATCGGCGTGCCCGGCTGGCGCGTGCCGGCCTATCCTGAGCTGAAGCTCGGTCCGCCCACGCTGACGACGTACCGCGAAGTCAAGCGCTTTAAGCCCGACATCGCGCACTTCATCCATCCGGCGATGGTGGGCACCGGCGGCCTGATGATTGCCAAGTACCTCAATGTGCCCACACTGGCCTCCTTCCACCTCGACATGGCAAACTTCGCGCAGTACATAGGGCTGGGCTTCTTAGAGCCGTTCATGTGGTGGTATATGAAGACCAACTTCAATGCTGCCGATTATGCATTGGCCCCCTCGCGGCGCGTGCAGCGCGACATGCTGCACCACGGCGTGCGGCAGGTGGGCCTGTGGCGCAGGGGTGTGGATGCGGACCAGTTCAACCCGGCGCGCGCGGACGCGGACATGCGCGTGCGACTCAGCGGCGGGCACCCCGACGACACGATTTTGCTGTATGTAGGGCGGCTCTCGAACGAGAAGCAGATCCACAAGTTGCGCGCGGCGGTGGATCACGTGCCCGGCACGCGGCTGGCAATCGTCGGCGATGGTCCCGCCCGCCCGGAGCTGGAAGCGCAGTTCGCCGGGTCACCCACGACGTTCATGGGCTACCTGCGCGACGATGAGCTGTGGTCTGCCTACGCCAGCGCGGACGTGTTTCTGTTCCCCAGCGCAATGGAGACGTTTGGGCTGGTGCTGATCGAGGCGATGGCCGCCGGGCTGCCGGTGGTCACCTCCCGCGTGGGCGGCGCGGATGACATGGTGCGGCCCGGCGTGAACGGCTACCTGTTTAACGTGGGCGACGCGCGCGGTATGATCGACGGCGTGCGCGCGATCGTCGGCGAGCCGAGCAAGCGCCAGATCATGGGCCGCAACGCGCGCATGTACGCCGAAACGCAGGCGTGGCCGGTGATGATGGATGAGCTGCTGACGTGCTACGAAGACCTGATCACCGGGCGCCCACCGAGCATCTAG